The Clostridiaceae bacterium HFYG-1003 genome includes a window with the following:
- a CDS encoding FAD-dependent oxidoreductase — protein MSRTIPFATDYSPTRRSQILLDFANHINRTKPGSKGALTFEDPEYYVMENIVNDDMAKVGMGAMFKTHRNAQEIADATGIPLEETKHHLEALMDAGAMFWENVDGVDEYWLEVWVPGHMEMIANNRKNTSKYPEIAYAFDAYGKKKGLIAPGVMPMGMTPMRVIPIESAIDSNSRRASFEEISHYLDAHSVFSVSDCSCRTVREVMHEGCGHLKEEMCIQLGYAAEYYIRTGRGRSIDREEAKEILLKAEANGLMHQIPNMDGSGETHAICNCCGCSCLALRNATMFGNPDFSRSNYVAVIDEDKCVACGECVENCPVNALKLGQKVKSRTPLPKVDPHQDRPDNTAWGVEKWDPDYRINRQVVMSSGTSPCKSECPAHIGIQGYIKLASEGRYRDALELIKQENPFPAVCGHICPRYCEKACTRNSVDESVAVDEIKRFIAEQDMKEEHRFVPQKKHDYSDIKVAIVGAGPAGLSCAYYLAIDNYDVTVFEKEEALGGMLTWGIPNFRLERSVIESEIDVLRELGVKFQTGVEIGNDITLNELRSQGFKAFYLAIGAQGGRRLNIEGEDAQGVMTGIDFLRRVNQSEEQMLTGHTIVIGGGNVAIDVARTAIRAGSEDVRMLCLEQPEEMPALPEEIREASQEGIVIENGWGPKRIVTRDGHVVGVEFKKCLRVFDEDHRFRPMFDEESSYFIEADNVLISVGQSIEWGNLLDGSNAKCNPNQTIQADATTLQTAQSDLFVGGDAYTGPKFAIDAVAQGKEGAISIHRFVHPGQDLLLGRTKRDYRAFDQANVDLSGFDMKPRQQAYAVHDDSTRKSFRDFSKSFTPEQILQESDRCLSCGRVYVDPYVCVGCGQGTTKCKFDAIHLEKMTDVEGTHVTKLKSYVIRNVLKTKSKRFIHQTKKRLMGERNA, from the coding sequence TTGTCAAGAACGATCCCCTTTGCAACGGATTACTCTCCGACCCGACGTTCGCAAATCCTGTTGGACTTTGCCAATCATATCAATCGAACCAAGCCCGGCTCGAAAGGTGCGCTGACTTTTGAGGACCCGGAATACTATGTCATGGAAAACATCGTCAATGATGACATGGCCAAAGTAGGCATGGGTGCGATGTTTAAAACTCATCGGAACGCACAGGAAATAGCTGATGCGACCGGCATTCCGCTGGAAGAAACCAAGCATCATCTTGAAGCTTTAATGGATGCAGGAGCGATGTTCTGGGAAAACGTGGATGGCGTGGATGAATACTGGCTGGAAGTCTGGGTGCCAGGTCACATGGAAATGATTGCCAATAACCGAAAGAACACGTCAAAGTATCCAGAGATCGCCTATGCGTTTGATGCTTATGGCAAGAAAAAAGGCTTGATCGCTCCCGGGGTTATGCCGATGGGAATGACTCCAATGCGAGTTATTCCGATCGAATCAGCCATCGATAGCAATTCCAGACGGGCCAGCTTTGAAGAAATCTCACATTACCTCGATGCTCATTCTGTTTTTTCGGTATCAGACTGTTCATGTCGAACCGTACGTGAAGTCATGCATGAAGGTTGCGGACATCTCAAAGAGGAAATGTGCATCCAATTAGGTTATGCGGCTGAGTATTACATAAGGACCGGACGCGGTCGTTCGATCGATCGGGAAGAAGCTAAAGAAATTCTTTTGAAAGCCGAAGCCAATGGATTGATGCATCAGATTCCCAACATGGATGGTTCAGGAGAGACACATGCCATCTGTAACTGCTGCGGATGCAGTTGTCTGGCGCTTCGCAACGCAACTATGTTTGGAAATCCTGACTTTAGCCGCTCGAATTATGTGGCTGTAATCGATGAGGACAAGTGTGTTGCCTGCGGTGAATGTGTTGAAAACTGTCCCGTCAACGCCCTGAAACTCGGACAAAAGGTTAAATCCAGGACCCCACTGCCAAAGGTCGACCCGCACCAGGATCGGCCGGATAATACGGCTTGGGGGGTCGAGAAATGGGATCCGGATTACCGGATCAATCGACAGGTCGTTATGAGTTCAGGCACCAGTCCGTGTAAATCGGAGTGTCCGGCTCATATCGGGATTCAGGGTTATATCAAGCTGGCTTCAGAGGGTCGCTATCGTGACGCCTTGGAATTGATCAAACAGGAAAATCCCTTCCCGGCAGTTTGTGGTCATATTTGTCCACGCTATTGTGAAAAAGCCTGTACCAGAAACTCGGTCGATGAATCGGTCGCAGTCGATGAAATAAAGCGCTTTATTGCCGAACAGGACATGAAGGAAGAACATCGCTTCGTACCGCAAAAGAAACATGACTATAGTGATATAAAAGTGGCAATCGTCGGGGCCGGTCCGGCGGGACTGTCTTGTGCCTACTATCTGGCGATCGATAACTATGATGTCACAGTCTTTGAAAAAGAAGAGGCACTCGGCGGTATGTTGACCTGGGGTATTCCCAACTTCCGTTTGGAGCGGTCAGTCATTGAGTCGGAGATCGATGTATTACGTGAGCTTGGCGTCAAGTTTCAAACCGGAGTCGAAATCGGTAACGACATAACCCTGAATGAACTGCGTTCTCAAGGATTCAAAGCCTTTTATTTGGCGATCGGTGCCCAGGGAGGAAGACGACTGAACATTGAAGGTGAGGACGCTCAAGGAGTCATGACCGGGATCGATTTTTTACGCCGAGTCAACCAGAGCGAGGAACAAATGCTTACGGGTCACACCATTGTCATCGGTGGCGGAAATGTCGCGATCGATGTCGCAAGAACGGCTATCCGGGCTGGTTCCGAAGATGTACGTATGCTTTGTCTCGAGCAGCCGGAAGAGATGCCGGCCTTGCCTGAAGAGATCCGGGAAGCGAGTCAAGAAGGCATCGTGATCGAAAACGGCTGGGGGCCAAAACGGATCGTGACCCGTGATGGGCACGTGGTTGGTGTTGAATTCAAAAAATGTCTCCGGGTCTTTGATGAAGACCATCGCTTCCGTCCGATGTTTGATGAGGAGTCGAGCTATTTTATCGAAGCTGATAATGTGCTCATTTCAGTCGGTCAATCGATCGAATGGGGAAATCTGTTAGACGGCTCAAACGCCAAGTGTAATCCCAATCAGACGATCCAGGCGGATGCCACGACCCTTCAAACAGCTCAAAGTGATCTATTTGTGGGTGGTGATGCTTATACCGGCCCCAAGTTTGCTATTGATGCAGTTGCTCAGGGAAAAGAAGGCGCGATCTCGATTCATCGTTTTGTCCATCCGGGGCAAGATTTGCTGTTGGGACGAACCAAGCGCGACTATCGGGCGTTTGATCAAGCCAATGTCGATCTGAGCGGATTTGATATGAAGCCACGTCAGCAAGCTTATGCAGTCCATGATGATTCGACCCGAAAAAGCTTCCGTGATTTCTCCAAAAGCTTTACACCGGAGCAGATCCTGCAGGAAAGTGATCGCTGTTTAAGTTGTGGCCGGGTGTATGTCGACCCGTATGTTTGTGTTGGATGCGGTCAAGGCACTACCAAATGTAAATTCGATGCGATTCATTTGGAAAAAATGACTGATGTCGAAGGCACCCATGTGACAAAGCTAAAGTCGTATGTAATTCGAAATGTCTTAAAAACCAAAAGCAAGCGGTTCATACATCAGACCAAGAAGCGACTGATGGGTGAGCGGAATGCATGA
- a CDS encoding hydrogenase maturation nickel metallochaperone HypA — translation MHELGIMFEVIKRVEAVAKQHQVDRVEKIVLQVGEIATVIPHFLRECYPVAVDRTDFVDTELVIEMIPANGCCRQCDIVYHLMKDEGRCPNCHQMNFDELSGREFSIKEIVVAEGGKNGSSPNY, via the coding sequence ATGCATGAACTGGGAATCATGTTCGAGGTGATTAAACGGGTCGAGGCGGTAGCAAAACAGCATCAAGTCGATCGAGTCGAAAAAATTGTGCTTCAGGTGGGCGAAATCGCCACCGTTATTCCTCATTTTTTACGCGAGTGTTATCCAGTGGCTGTCGACCGGACCGACTTTGTTGATACGGAATTGGTGATCGAAATGATACCGGCTAATGGTTGCTGTCGTCAGTGCGATATCGTATATCACCTGATGAAGGATGAGGGCCGTTGTCCCAACTGTCATCAGATGAACTTTGATGAACTGAGTGGTCGGGAATTCTCAATTAAAGAAATAGTTGTGGCTGAAGGAGGAAAAAATGGATCAAGTCCGAATTATTGA
- the hypB gene encoding hydrogenase nickel incorporation protein HypB, with translation MDQVRIIEIKEGVFEQNNQKAQELRDSLKQEKVFLLNLMSAPGSGKTTTLVQTIKGLQDEMKIGIMEADIDSDVDARTIQQTGARVVQLHTGGMCHLDAEMTRQGIDALGREDLDLIVLENVGNLVCPAEFDTGSTKNAMILSVPEGDDKPLKYPLMFAVADVVLVNKMDVAEHFDFDLERFKDNVRFRNPEAIILPISARTGEGMEPWLDWLRQQIERQQ, from the coding sequence ATGGATCAAGTCCGAATTATTGAAATAAAAGAAGGGGTATTCGAACAGAACAATCAAAAGGCACAGGAATTGCGTGATAGTCTGAAGCAGGAAAAAGTATTTCTGTTGAACCTGATGAGTGCACCCGGGTCGGGTAAAACCACCACCTTGGTACAAACGATCAAAGGGCTGCAGGATGAAATGAAAATTGGGATCATGGAGGCGGATATCGATTCCGATGTTGATGCCCGGACCATTCAACAAACCGGTGCTCGAGTGGTACAACTCCACACCGGAGGGATGTGCCATCTGGATGCCGAAATGACCCGTCAGGGAATCGATGCTCTGGGCCGCGAAGACCTCGACCTGATCGTGCTGGAAAATGTCGGCAACCTGGTATGTCCGGCGGAGTTTGATACCGGTTCGACCAAGAATGCCATGATTTTAAGTGTCCCGGAAGGAGACGACAAGCCCTTGAAGTATCCTCTGATGTTTGCTGTTGCCGATGTGGTCTTAGTCAACAAGATGGATGTAGCTGAGCATTTTGACTTTGATTTGGAGCGATTTAAAGACAATGTTCGATTTAGAAATCCGGAGGCGATCATACTTCCTATATCAGCCCGCACGGGAGAAGGCATGGAACCCTGGCTTGATTGGCTGCGCCAGCAGATCGAGCGACAGCAATAG
- a CDS encoding GNAT family N-acetyltransferase: MRMEALQVYLRDMVPDDISMRRHWELVDTEWKEWDAPWEYVDLDQTELELESQGYIQSLIRRMQRLNSDEKGFRSGFEIIHKQNDRHIGWVNSYEIDHQFEWTPGINVHGIAIGVVIPSRSDRGHGLGQEALQAFLTYFRKIGYKEVYCQTWSGNLPMVRLAQKVGFREVERKRRARYVRGERYDAITYRIELD, from the coding sequence ATGAGAATGGAAGCTTTACAAGTATATTTACGCGACATGGTGCCGGACGATATCAGTATGCGGCGCCACTGGGAGCTGGTCGATACCGAGTGGAAAGAGTGGGATGCCCCCTGGGAATATGTTGATCTGGATCAGACAGAACTGGAACTTGAAAGTCAGGGGTATATACAGTCGCTTATCCGGCGAATGCAGCGGCTCAATTCAGATGAGAAAGGATTTCGATCCGGCTTTGAGATCATTCACAAACAAAACGATCGTCATATCGGCTGGGTCAACAGTTATGAAATCGATCATCAATTCGAGTGGACACCGGGCATCAATGTCCATGGAATAGCCATTGGCGTAGTCATTCCATCACGATCCGACCGGGGGCACGGCTTAGGGCAGGAAGCACTGCAAGCTTTTTTGACTTATTTCCGAAAAATCGGATATAAGGAAGTCTATTGTCAGACCTGGTCAGGCAATCTGCCGATGGTTCGACTAGCTCAAAAGGTGGGTTTTCGAGAAGTAGAACGAAAAAGACGGGCCCGTTATGTCAGGGGAGAAAGATACGACGCGATTACCTACCGGATCGAATTGGATTGA
- a CDS encoding NUDIX hydrolase, with product MELWDARYADGSLAGFDLIRDREIPEGYYHLVVEVIVRHVDGTFLLVQRDHTKQIFPGWYEVSASGSALKGETAREAACRELAEETGITSGELSELGRQLTDVGAIFVSFFCLTDWPKDQIVLQAGETIDYCWIDPAAFADFFHRQMIPYQRERLKPHYQRLFE from the coding sequence ATGGAGTTGTGGGACGCACGATACGCCGATGGCAGCCTGGCCGGATTCGACCTGATCCGAGATCGCGAGATACCTGAGGGTTATTACCATTTGGTTGTGGAAGTGATCGTCCGTCATGTTGACGGTACCTTTTTACTGGTCCAACGGGATCATACCAAACAGATATTTCCCGGATGGTATGAAGTGTCTGCCTCAGGCAGTGCGTTAAAAGGAGAAACCGCTCGTGAAGCCGCCTGCAGGGAGTTAGCCGAAGAAACCGGCATCACCTCAGGTGAGTTGTCTGAGTTGGGCCGTCAGTTGACCGATGTCGGAGCAATTTTTGTCAGTTTTTTTTGTCTGACAGACTGGCCGAAAGATCAGATCGTCCTGCAGGCCGGCGAGACGATCGACTATTGTTGGATCGATCCGGCAGCTTTCGCTGATTTCTTTCACAGGCAGATGATCCCCTATCAACGTGAAAGGCTGAAGCCACACTATCAACGATTATTCGAATGA
- a CDS encoding DUF1958 domain-containing protein: protein MKTGSSGPAAYNFTTTAQRGDTRLVEVVLGVGDWFIKESETVRSLIGNSLLEKAFREYEYRLVLPKGKHTINGQTIVTEDDFYDTVPKNQDIPFDLQPSNPVPDTGRLIVDLEREYLAGYQAPNVAYQVVTEPEPEPIIPEPEMPETSEQSIADPSDPPEDAGNTGVKRSIFTLSLYLAALLIPLFLLRTLVLRFLRQRLKSDKRKKRR from the coding sequence GTGAAAACAGGTTCCAGCGGACCGGCAGCTTACAACTTCACCACAACAGCTCAACGAGGCGATACCCGCCTGGTCGAAGTGGTGTTAGGTGTGGGCGATTGGTTTATCAAAGAGAGTGAGACCGTTCGTAGCTTGATTGGCAACTCTCTATTGGAAAAAGCTTTCCGGGAATACGAATACCGCCTGGTTTTACCCAAAGGTAAACATACCATCAACGGGCAGACTATTGTTACCGAAGATGATTTTTATGATACCGTGCCCAAGAATCAAGATATTCCCTTTGATCTGCAGCCGTCGAACCCCGTGCCCGACACCGGTCGATTGATCGTCGACCTCGAGCGTGAATATCTGGCCGGCTATCAGGCGCCAAACGTCGCTTATCAGGTAGTTACTGAGCCCGAACCGGAACCGATCATCCCGGAACCGGAAATGCCTGAAACAAGCGAACAATCGATCGCTGATCCGTCTGATCCACCTGAGGACGCCGGTAATACCGGAGTGAAACGAAGCATTTTCACTCTCAGCCTCTATCTGGCTGCTTTACTGATCCCACTATTCCTGCTACGAACGCTGGTCCTGAGATTTCTGCGGCAACGTCTCAAGTCGGACAAACGAAAGAAGCGTCGCTGA
- a CDS encoding transposase yields MAMLNISIPIPTERITYKKDGPDKPRRVYHVEKRYRNALGTPTAKEVAIGKEDPTRPGWMIPNERFTEFYPLPVDAISLTPPQEVLAAGHIALLWQRAEAIGLTKALQQVFPLQAQELLAMAIYMVCEGNVMMNLDLFIRESLLSTRLSLNSQRSSELFAQISEEQRFRFFKLWSALHKDEEQTLAYDVTSISTYAEIQMAEYGYNRDQETLPQLNIGMLYGTKTALPLCYEIYSGSIVDKAFFPYMMELGELVGLNDLFYIMDRGFLTLDNLSFMAQNQLNFLMAAPKSQKIYRQALIEATAVIRHSRYHIPQTSCYGLSKVIQINELPYTLHIYLNTSSAADEEARIYQHVDRLEEELQNQMKPISITRYNKYYDVTRNASPIEEYERNHEKITEMIELAGMFCLLSNTQDKSAEEALRLYGRRDMVEKAFQNLKNSIDYDRFLTHTEKTTEGKAFVAFLSLILWSDLTNHGKNSGEKSINRLVKQMGTIKRTDYGSGCSLLQPLTRKQKDILSAFAIEPEEFLQTILHFEV; encoded by the coding sequence ATGGCAATGCTCAATATTTCAATCCCAATTCCCACCGAGCGCATCACCTACAAAAAAGATGGCCCGGATAAGCCCAGACGCGTCTATCATGTCGAAAAACGCTACAGAAACGCATTGGGTACCCCTACAGCCAAGGAAGTTGCCATTGGCAAAGAGGATCCTACTCGTCCCGGTTGGATGATCCCCAATGAACGATTCACTGAGTTCTATCCGCTGCCAGTCGATGCCATTTCCCTGACCCCGCCTCAAGAGGTTCTGGCGGCTGGTCATATCGCTCTGTTGTGGCAGCGAGCTGAGGCTATTGGATTGACCAAGGCTTTACAACAGGTATTTCCCTTGCAGGCACAAGAGCTTTTGGCGATGGCCATCTATATGGTCTGCGAAGGCAATGTCATGATGAATCTGGATCTGTTCATCCGGGAGAGCCTACTTTCTACAAGGCTCAGTCTGAATTCCCAGCGCAGCAGCGAACTGTTTGCACAGATCAGCGAAGAGCAGCGCTTTCGGTTTTTTAAGCTCTGGAGTGCTCTCCACAAAGACGAGGAACAGACCCTGGCTTATGATGTGACGAGCATATCGACCTATGCGGAGATCCAAATGGCAGAGTACGGCTATAATCGGGATCAGGAAACCCTACCGCAACTCAACATCGGCATGCTCTATGGCACCAAGACAGCCCTCCCGCTTTGCTATGAGATCTACAGCGGAAGTATCGTGGACAAGGCCTTTTTCCCCTATATGATGGAATTGGGCGAATTGGTCGGTCTCAATGATTTGTTCTACATCATGGATCGAGGCTTTCTCACCCTGGACAATCTGAGCTTCATGGCCCAGAACCAACTCAATTTCCTGATGGCTGCTCCCAAATCCCAGAAAATCTATCGTCAGGCATTAATCGAGGCAACCGCGGTGATCCGTCACTCTCGTTATCACATCCCCCAGACCAGCTGCTATGGACTGTCCAAAGTGATCCAGATCAATGAGTTGCCCTATACCCTCCACATCTACCTGAACACATCCAGTGCGGCGGATGAAGAAGCCCGGATCTACCAGCATGTTGATCGTCTCGAGGAAGAGCTGCAAAATCAGATGAAGCCCATCAGTATTACTCGGTATAACAAGTATTATGATGTGACACGCAATGCATCACCGATTGAGGAGTACGAACGCAATCACGAGAAGATCACCGAGATGATTGAGCTGGCCGGCATGTTCTGCCTGCTGAGCAATACCCAGGATAAGAGCGCAGAGGAGGCACTACGACTTTATGGGCGACGGGACATGGTGGAGAAGGCCTTCCAGAATTTAAAAAACAGCATCGACTATGACCGCTTTCTGACGCACACAGAAAAGACGACAGAAGGGAAAGCCTTTGTCGCCTTTTTGAGTCTTATTCTGTGGTCGGATTTGACCAATCATGGGAAAAACAGCGGGGAGAAATCCATCAACCGGTTGGTCAAACAGATGGGAACGATCAAGCGGACCGATTATGGATCAGGCTGCAGTTTGCTCCAGCCACTGACCAGGAAACAAAAGGACATTCTTAGCGCGTTCGCCATCGAACCGGAGGAATTTCTTCAAACCATTCTCCACTTTGAAGTGTAG
- a CDS encoding GrdX family protein, translated as MKLITNNPMVRDFFVGQDDIELEYLDVLGYMDVLKRARDEIHLGQVLLTHPLSGSVKPNETPYKSVAIGKDSLHDIDSLWLIEQAIATYIKFEKNKAMPQWTEQVREDFMVVDFDLIKNALRR; from the coding sequence ATGAAACTTATTACAAATAATCCGATGGTCCGTGATTTCTTTGTGGGCCAGGATGACATTGAACTGGAGTATCTGGATGTCCTTGGCTACATGGATGTTCTGAAACGGGCCAGAGATGAAATTCATCTGGGGCAGGTATTGCTGACGCACCCGCTCTCCGGAAGCGTCAAGCCCAACGAGACTCCGTATAAGTCGGTCGCCATTGGAAAGGATTCGCTGCACGACATCGACTCCCTCTGGCTCATTGAACAGGCCATAGCGACCTATATTAAATTTGAGAAGAACAAAGCCATGCCACAGTGGACGGAACAGGTAAGAGAAGATTTCATGGTGGTTGACTTTGATCTGATAAAAAATGCATTAAGAAGGTAG
- the trxB gene encoding thioredoxin-disulfide reductase has protein sequence MSVVYDLIIIGGGPAGLAAGLYGARARMKTLIIEKQKMGGQIVITDEVANYPGSVHEATGPSLIARMLEQCDEFGAEKVFDDITGFDFSGTTKILKGKHNTYEGKAVIVATGANPRKIGCPGEKELTGKGVSYCATCDADFFQDLEVYVIGGGDTAVEEAMYLTKFARKVTIVHRREELRAAKSIQEKAFSNDKIGFLWNTVVEELKGDGILEKIVFKNVKTGEISEVEADEEDGTFGCFVFTGYLPQAEMFAGTLDMEGGYLKTNDNMETNVPGVYAAGDARVKSLRQVVTATADGAIAAVQAEKYIEHME, from the coding sequence ATGTCAGTTGTTTATGACCTCATCATTATCGGTGGGGGACCTGCAGGTCTGGCCGCTGGATTGTACGGCGCCAGAGCCAGAATGAAGACCCTGATCATTGAAAAACAGAAGATGGGCGGACAGATCGTCATCACCGACGAAGTGGCCAACTATCCCGGATCCGTGCACGAAGCCACCGGACCAAGCCTGATCGCCAGAATGCTGGAACAGTGCGATGAGTTCGGAGCAGAAAAAGTGTTCGACGATATCACCGGTTTTGATTTTTCCGGAACCACCAAGATCCTTAAAGGAAAACATAATACATACGAAGGCAAGGCCGTCATCGTGGCCACCGGAGCGAACCCGAGAAAAATCGGCTGCCCGGGCGAAAAGGAACTGACCGGCAAGGGCGTTTCCTACTGCGCAACCTGCGACGCTGACTTCTTCCAGGATTTGGAAGTCTATGTCATCGGCGGAGGCGATACAGCGGTAGAAGAAGCCATGTACCTGACCAAGTTTGCCCGCAAGGTGACCATCGTTCATCGCAGGGAAGAGCTCAGAGCTGCTAAATCCATTCAGGAAAAGGCATTCAGCAACGACAAAATCGGTTTCCTCTGGAACACCGTGGTGGAAGAGCTGAAGGGCGACGGAATCCTTGAAAAGATCGTCTTCAAGAACGTCAAGACCGGAGAAATCTCTGAAGTCGAAGCGGATGAAGAAGACGGAACCTTCGGCTGCTTTGTATTCACCGGATACCTGCCCCAGGCTGAAATGTTCGCAGGAACGCTGGACATGGAGGGTGGATACCTCAAGACCAACGACAACATGGAAACCAACGTGCCTGGCGTTTACGCCGCCGGTGATGCCAGAGTGAAGAGTCTTCGTCAGGTTGTCACGGCTACCGCTGACGGAGCCATCGCTGCCGTACAGGCCGAAAAATACATCGAACACATGGAGTAG
- a CDS encoding thioredoxin family protein, with protein MLALDKDTFQPEVLEAKGLVFVDFWSQSCEPCKALMPDVEKLAEKYAGTMKFTNMDTTKARRVAIGQKVLGLPTLAIYRDGEKIEELTKDDATIENIENMIKKYAAQA; from the coding sequence ATGCTAGCACTGGACAAAGATACCTTCCAGCCGGAAGTACTCGAAGCAAAGGGATTAGTTTTCGTCGATTTTTGGAGCCAATCCTGTGAACCCTGCAAAGCTCTTATGCCGGATGTTGAAAAACTGGCTGAAAAGTATGCAGGAACCATGAAGTTCACCAACATGGATACCACCAAAGCCAGACGCGTTGCCATCGGTCAGAAAGTACTCGGTCTGCCCACTTTAGCGATCTACCGCGACGGTGAGAAGATTGAAGAACTGACCAAAGATGACGCAACCATCGAAAACATCGAAAATATGATCAAAAAGTATGCAGCCCAAGCTTAA
- a CDS encoding glycine/sarcosine/betaine reductase component B subunit, giving the protein MRLEIGNILIKDIQFADTTKVENSVLYINKDEMIKEINTDDKIASVDLDIAKPGESIRITPVKDVIEPRVKVAGNGGIFPGFLSKVDQVGEGRTHVLKGAAVVTTGKIVGFQEGIIDMTGIGADYTPFSKTLNLVVVAEPIEGLLQHDHEEAVRLLGYRAARYLAEAGRNIEPDEVNVYETKPIFEQAAQYPELPKVAYVYMLQTQGLLHDTYVYGVDAKKIIPTFIYPTEVMDGAIVSGNCVSACDKNPTYVHMNNPIIHDLYERHGKDYNFMGVVITNENVYLADKERHSNMVAKLVEWLGVDAVIISEEGFGNPDADLIMNCKKIEKKGIKTVIVTDEYAGQDGASQSLADADPIANACVTGGNANQPIVLPKLDRVIGHINFVNTIAGGHNESLRGDGTIEGEIQFITGATSEVGYNKLTARTK; this is encoded by the coding sequence ATGCGTCTAGAAATCGGAAACATCCTGATTAAGGATATCCAGTTCGCAGACACGACTAAGGTGGAAAATTCCGTTCTCTACATCAACAAGGATGAGATGATCAAGGAAATCAACACCGACGACAAAATTGCCTCCGTTGACCTCGACATCGCCAAACCAGGCGAAAGCATCCGCATCACTCCTGTCAAGGACGTGATCGAGCCCAGAGTAAAAGTTGCCGGAAACGGTGGCATTTTCCCGGGATTCCTTTCCAAGGTTGATCAGGTCGGAGAAGGCCGCACTCATGTCCTGAAAGGGGCAGCTGTTGTTACCACCGGTAAGATCGTCGGATTCCAGGAAGGAATCATCGATATGACCGGAATCGGAGCGGACTACACCCCGTTCTCCAAGACCCTGAACCTGGTTGTTGTCGCAGAACCCATCGAAGGACTCCTTCAGCATGACCATGAAGAGGCAGTTCGTCTGCTCGGCTACCGTGCCGCAAGATATCTTGCTGAAGCCGGCCGCAACATCGAGCCCGATGAAGTCAACGTATACGAGACCAAGCCGATCTTCGAACAGGCCGCTCAGTATCCGGAACTCCCGAAGGTTGCTTATGTCTACATGCTTCAGACCCAGGGCCTGCTGCATGACACCTACGTCTACGGCGTAGATGCCAAGAAGATCATCCCGACCTTCATTTATCCGACCGAAGTCATGGATGGAGCCATCGTGTCCGGAAACTGCGTATCAGCCTGCGACAAGAACCCCACCTATGTTCACATGAACAACCCCATCATCCACGATCTTTATGAAAGACATGGAAAAGACTACAACTTCATGGGAGTTGTCATCACCAACGAGAACGTTTATCTGGCTGACAAGGAAAGACATTCCAACATGGTCGCCAAGCTCGTTGAATGGCTCGGCGTTGATGCAGTCATCATTTCTGAAGAAGGCTTCGGCAACCCGGACGCTGACCTCATCATGAACTGCAAGAAAATCGAGAAGAAGGGCATCAAGACCGTCATCGTCACCGACGAATATGCCGGGCAGGACGGAGCTTCCCAGTCTCTGGCCGATGCTGATCCGATCGCGAATGCCTGCGTCACCGGCGGAAACGCCAACCAGCCGATCGTTCTGCCGAAACTTGACCGTGTCATCGGACACATCAACTTCGTCAATACCATCGCCGGCGGACACAATGAATCCCTCAGAGGAGACGGAACCATTGAAGGTGAGATTCAGTTCATCACCGGTGCTACTTCTGAAGTCGGATACAACAAACTGACCGCAAGAACCAAGTAA
- the grdA gene encoding glycine/sarcosine/betaine reductase complex selenoprotein A: protein MSRYDGKKIIVIGDRDGVPAPAITECLKDIDCEVVFASTECFVUTAAGAMDLENQKRVLEATEKFGPENVVVLIGASEAEAAGLAAETVTAGDPTFAGPLAGVSLGLRVYHCVEPEFKDEVNADVYEEQIGMMEMVLEVDEIIAEMKGIREQYTKFQD from the coding sequence ATGAGCCGTTATGATGGTAAGAAAATCATCGTAATCGGAGATAGAGACGGTGTTCCGGCACCAGCTATCACCGAGTGTTTAAAAGATATTGACTGCGAAGTTGTCTTTGCGTCAACTGAGTGTTTCGTCTGAACAGCTGCAGGCGCTATGGACCTTGAAAACCAGAAGAGAGTTCTCGAAGCAACCGAAAAATTCGGTCCCGAGAATGTCGTGGTTCTCATTGGTGCATCAGAAGCCGAAGCTGCCGGTCTGGCAGCGGAAACAGTTACAGCTGGTGACCCCACATTTGCAGGCCCCCTGGCTGGAGTTAGCCTTGGGCTGAGAGTTTACCATTGTGTTGAACCTGAATTCAAGGATGAAGTCAATGCTGATGTTTATGAAGAACAGATCGGCATGATGGAAATGGTTCTCGAAGTAGACGAGATCATTGCTGAAATGAAGGGCATCCGCGAACAGTACACCAAGTTCCAAGACTAA